CATCCGGTTCTGGCCCTCGGTGCGTCTCACCGTCCTCTACTCGGTGATCAGCGTGCCCCTGGGGATGATCGGGGCCCTGGGCACCGCCACGCTGCTGGCGCAGGACGTGAAGGGCGTGGGCTTCTGGCGGACGCTCTACTACGTGCCCGCGGTCCTGCCCGCGGCGGCCACCGCCCTGCTCTGGCGCTGGATGTTCGCCCGGCAGGGGCTGATCAACACCCTGCTCACGCCCATCTACCGGCTCCTCGGCACGGAGCCGCTCTCCTGGTTCTCCGACGAGCGGCTGGTGCTGCCCTCCTTCATCATCATGTCGTTCTGGGGCGTCTTCGGCGCCAACACCGTCATCCTGCTTGCGGCGCTGAAGAACGTGCCCAAGGAGCTGAAGGAGGCGGCCCGGGTGGACGGGGCCGGCCCCTGGACCGTCTTCTCCCGCATCACCGTGCCGATGATCTCGCCCGCCCTCTTCTACGTGCTGATCATGGGCGTGATCGGCGCCATGCAGAACTTCACGGCACCGCTCTTCATCACGACCCCCGGCGGCGCCGGCACCTTCCTGAACGTCTACGTCTACCAGCAGGGTTTCACCCAGTTCAAGATGGGCTACGCCTCGGCCGTGGGCTGGTTCCTGATGGTGCTGATCCTCTTGCTCACCGCCCTGGTCTGGAAGTGGTCGGCCGCCTACGTCTACTACGAGGGCGAGATGCGCCGGAGCTGACGCGAGGGGAGGGATCCGGATGCGGCCCAGGCTTTTCGACCTGCTGAAGTCCTTCGTCACCTACTTCCTGCTCACCCTGGGGGCGGCGGTGGTGGTGGTGCCCCTCTTCTGGATGATCTCCACCTCGCTGAAGGGGCCGGACGCGCTCTTCACCTACCCCCCCGAGTGGATTCCCAGGCCCCCGGTGTGGCGCAACTACATCGACGCCTGGAAGATGCTCCCGTTCGGGCGCTTCCTCTTCAACACGATCTTCATCACGGTGCTGGCCATGACGGCCGAGCTGCTGACCACCTCGCTGGTGGCCTTCGGCTTCGCCCGCTTCCAGTTCCGGGGGCGCGACACGCTCTTCTTCATCCTGCTCTCCACCATGATGCTGCCGGGCGTGGTCACCATGATCCCCAGCTTCCTGCTCTGGTCGCGCCTCGGCCAGGTGGACACC
This genomic stretch from Symbiobacterium terraclitae harbors:
- a CDS encoding sugar ABC transporter permease, producing MSNPYVYTLVHWLVTGAAMLVLMLVVYAFLRALKARRATAIGYALILPWVLGFLIWQVYPFVYSLYLAFTEYDVLTPPKWVGLANFERMFTRDIRFWPSVRLTVLYSVISVPLGMIGALGTATLLAQDVKGVGFWRTLYYVPAVLPAAATALLWRWMFARQGLINTLLTPIYRLLGTEPLSWFSDERLVLPSFIIMSFWGVFGANTVILLAALKNVPKELKEAARVDGAGPWTVFSRITVPMISPALFYVLIMGVIGAMQNFTAPLFITTPGGAGTFLNVYVYQQGFTQFKMGYASAVGWFLMVLILLLTALVWKWSAAYVYYEGEMRRS